In Luteimonas sp. MC1750, the following proteins share a genomic window:
- the zupT gene encoding zinc transporter ZupT, with translation MIEISTANVLVALGVTTAAGLATGVGGLLVFAQKTPSARLLAFGLAFAGGAMVYVSLSEILNKSILSFTQGYGERLGFSLGTAAFLAGVGLIMLVDRLVPNPHERLEADDPFFREHNAAYIRRVGLLTAMAITIHNFPEGLATFFATLENPGVGMPLAFAIAIHNVPEGIAIAVPVYFATHNKAYAFGACMVSGLAEPLGAIIGYALLRPWMSDAVFGSVFGIIAGVMVFLALDELLPAAKRYAKGHETVYGLVSGMGVLAISLVLFKW, from the coding sequence ATGATCGAGATCTCCACCGCCAACGTGCTCGTCGCGCTGGGCGTGACCACGGCCGCCGGCCTGGCCACGGGCGTCGGCGGCCTGCTGGTGTTCGCGCAGAAGACGCCCAGCGCGCGCCTGCTCGCCTTCGGCCTGGCGTTCGCGGGTGGCGCGATGGTCTACGTCTCGCTGTCGGAGATCCTCAACAAGTCGATCCTGTCCTTCACCCAGGGCTATGGCGAACGCCTCGGTTTCAGCCTGGGCACCGCGGCCTTCCTGGCCGGCGTCGGGCTGATCATGCTGGTGGACCGGCTGGTACCGAACCCGCACGAGCGCCTCGAGGCCGACGATCCCTTCTTCCGCGAGCACAACGCCGCCTACATCCGGCGCGTGGGCCTGCTGACGGCGATGGCGATCACCATCCACAACTTCCCCGAAGGCCTGGCGACCTTCTTCGCCACGCTGGAAAACCCCGGCGTGGGCATGCCGCTGGCCTTCGCCATCGCCATCCACAACGTGCCCGAGGGCATCGCGATCGCGGTGCCGGTCTACTTCGCCACCCACAACAAGGCCTATGCCTTCGGCGCGTGCATGGTCTCGGGGCTGGCCGAACCGCTGGGCGCGATCATCGGCTATGCGCTGCTGCGGCCGTGGATGTCGGACGCGGTGTTCGGCAGCGTGTTCGGCATCATTGCCGGCGTGATGGTGTTCCTGGCGCTGGACGAACTGCTGCCCGCGGCCAAGCGCTACGCGAAGGGCCACGAGACGGTCTACGGGCTCGTCAGCGGCATGGGCGTGCTGGCGATCAGCCTGGTGCTGTTCAAGTGGTGA
- the rpoH gene encoding RNA polymerase sigma factor RpoH, whose protein sequence is MPMTATTASYPLVANNLPVPSAIGSLDAYIGAVHQIPVLSVEDEQALARRFHEEEDLDAARELVMSHLRFVVHVARGYNGYGLPLGDLIQEGNIGLMKAVKRFDPDVGVRLVSFAVHWIRAEMHEYIIKNWRIVKVATTKAQRKLFFNLRKSKKRLGWLNAAEVSAVAKDLNVSEREVLEMESRLSGRDIGFDMSADEDDERAPPAPAAYLMTQEEDPSQAYERADSESSQLELLREGLATLDARSRDIVQRRWLDPDSKVTLQELADEYGVSAERIRQVEANALKKMKALFAA, encoded by the coding sequence ATGCCCATGACTGCAACCACTGCCAGCTATCCCCTCGTCGCCAACAATCTCCCGGTGCCCAGCGCGATCGGCTCGCTGGATGCCTACATCGGCGCCGTGCACCAGATCCCCGTGCTCTCGGTGGAAGACGAACAGGCCCTGGCCCGTCGTTTCCACGAGGAAGAGGACCTGGACGCCGCGCGCGAACTGGTGATGTCGCACCTGCGCTTCGTGGTCCACGTGGCCCGCGGCTACAACGGCTACGGCCTGCCGCTGGGCGACCTGATCCAGGAAGGCAACATCGGCCTGATGAAGGCCGTGAAGCGCTTCGACCCGGATGTCGGCGTGCGCCTGGTCTCGTTCGCGGTGCACTGGATCCGCGCCGAGATGCACGAGTACATCATCAAGAACTGGCGCATCGTCAAGGTCGCGACCACGAAGGCCCAGCGCAAGCTGTTCTTCAACCTGCGCAAGAGCAAGAAGCGCCTGGGCTGGCTCAACGCCGCCGAGGTCAGCGCGGTGGCCAAGGACCTCAACGTCTCCGAGCGCGAGGTGCTGGAGATGGAGTCGCGCCTGTCCGGCCGCGACATCGGCTTCGACATGTCCGCCGACGAGGACGACGAGCGCGCGCCGCCGGCGCCGGCGGCGTACCTGATGACGCAGGAGGAAGATCCGTCGCAGGCCTACGAACGCGCCGACAGCGAATCCAGCCAGCTCGAGCTCCTGCGCGAGGGCCTGGCGACGCTCGATGCGCGCTCGCGCGACATCGTCCAGCGCCGCTGGCTCGACCCGGACAGCAAGGTCACCCTGCAGGAGCTGGCCGACGAGTACGGCGTCTCCGCCGAGCGCATCCGCCAGGTCGAGGCCAATGCGCTGAAGAAGATGAAGGCCCTGTTCGCGGCCTGA
- the ung gene encoding uracil-DNA glycosylase has protein sequence MDASWKARIGHWFEREDMQALSGFLRERRAAGARIFPPGPEILAAFEATPFDQVRVVVLGQDPYHGAGQSHGLCFSVRPGVRVPPSLDNIYKEIQRDLGLPRPDHGCLLPWARRGVLLLNAVLTVEEGRPGSHQRQGWEGFTDHMVEVLNREREGLVFMLWGAYAQAKGQVIDPRRHRVLRSTHPSPLSAHRGFLGCGHFSAANDYLTRQGGAPVDWSLPPLAALEGMGLVPAPLP, from the coding sequence ATGGACGCATCCTGGAAGGCCCGCATCGGCCACTGGTTCGAACGCGAGGACATGCAGGCGCTGTCGGGCTTCCTGCGCGAGCGTCGTGCCGCGGGCGCGCGCATCTTCCCGCCCGGGCCCGAGATCCTGGCCGCGTTCGAGGCCACGCCCTTCGACCAGGTCCGCGTGGTCGTGCTGGGCCAGGATCCCTACCATGGCGCCGGCCAGTCGCATGGCCTGTGCTTCTCGGTGCGCCCGGGCGTCCGCGTGCCGCCGTCGCTGGACAATATCTACAAGGAGATCCAGCGCGACCTCGGCCTGCCGCGGCCCGACCACGGCTGCCTGCTGCCGTGGGCACGGCGCGGCGTGCTGCTGCTCAACGCGGTGCTCACCGTGGAGGAAGGCCGGCCCGGATCGCACCAGCGCCAGGGCTGGGAGGGCTTCACCGACCACATGGTCGAGGTGCTCAACCGCGAGCGCGAGGGCCTGGTGTTCATGCTTTGGGGTGCGTATGCCCAAGCCAAGGGCCAGGTCATCGACCCGCGTCGGCACCGCGTCCTGCGCAGCACCCATCCCTCGCCGCTGTCGGCACACCGGGGCTTCCTGGGCTGCGGGCATTTCTCCGCGGCGAACGACTATCTGACGCGCCAGGGCGGCGCGCCGGTCGACTGGTCGCTGCCGCCGCTGGCGGCGCTGGAGGGAATGGGACTGGTCCCGGCACCGCTTCCGTGA
- a CDS encoding response regulator, with protein MVVDGSRLVRKLIVDVLKAQLPEAEVVACAGLGEAHAALAAAPIDLATTSLVLPDGDGQQLAQVVRAAAGQRYVPVIVISGTAQEHLEGRHFSDDVTDYFDKSHGHRALAEFIRGYVQPAPIPGARVLYVEDSRTVALATSRMLKAQQMEVVHVTSVEAAFEFLHARVAAGEGPGVDLVLTDVYLKGELDGGDLVEAVRGGFGWSKRRLPVLVMTGDANPANQAALLRNGANDLVLKPIEERLLVTKALFQLRLSRLKEVGAGA; from the coding sequence ATGGTGGTCGACGGCTCGCGCCTGGTGCGCAAGCTGATCGTCGACGTGCTGAAGGCGCAGCTGCCTGAGGCCGAGGTGGTCGCCTGTGCCGGGCTGGGCGAGGCGCATGCGGCGCTCGCCGCCGCGCCGATCGACCTGGCCACCACCTCGCTGGTGCTGCCCGACGGCGACGGCCAGCAGCTCGCCCAGGTGGTGCGCGCCGCCGCCGGCCAGCGCTACGTGCCGGTGATCGTGATCTCCGGCACCGCCCAGGAGCACCTCGAAGGCCGGCACTTCAGCGATGACGTCACCGACTATTTCGACAAGTCCCACGGCCACCGCGCCCTGGCCGAGTTCATCCGCGGCTACGTGCAGCCGGCGCCGATCCCGGGCGCGCGGGTGCTGTACGTCGAGGACAGCCGCACCGTCGCGCTGGCCACGTCGCGCATGCTCAAGGCCCAGCAGATGGAGGTGGTGCACGTGACCAGCGTCGAGGCCGCGTTCGAGTTCCTGCACGCGCGCGTCGCCGCCGGCGAGGGGCCGGGCGTCGACCTGGTGCTGACCGACGTCTACCTGAAGGGCGAACTCGACGGCGGCGACCTGGTGGAGGCGGTACGCGGCGGGTTCGGCTGGTCCAAGCGCCGGCTCCCGGTGCTGGTGATGACCGGCGACGCCAATCCCGCCAACCAGGCCGCGCTGCTGCGCAACGGCGCGAACGACCTCGTGCTGAAACCGATCGAGGAGCGGCTGCTGGTGACCAAGGCGCTGTTCCAGCTGCGGCTGTCGCGGCTGAAAGAGGTCGGGGCCGGGGCGTGA
- the ftsX gene encoding permease-like cell division protein FtsX → MNEPIARSKPATRSRPGAWLDHHAYSVVASLGRLLLRPWSTVLTVGVMAVALALPLGLWLVLGNVERFAGDVQASRQLTVFLHQDTAETRVAELAAELGARADIGAIEHRTPAQGLEELRERSGLDEAIDTLGENPLPHVLVVTPAGDEAMLADSLRTLPEAELVQHDAVWRQRLDGWLRFGGRVAWVLAALLGLGALLVVGNTVRLDIQARRDELGVLQLLGASDGFIRRPFLYLGAWYGLAAGALALGLLTAAGTALRAPLAELAASYGSSFALQGFLPRQALTVIAGATVLGWLGAGAVTGHFLRQTRPTET, encoded by the coding sequence ATGAATGAGCCGATCGCACGCAGCAAGCCGGCGACCCGCTCCCGTCCCGGCGCCTGGCTCGACCACCACGCCTACAGCGTGGTCGCCAGCCTCGGCCGCCTGCTGCTGCGGCCCTGGTCCACCGTGCTCACCGTCGGCGTGATGGCGGTGGCGCTGGCCCTGCCGCTCGGCCTGTGGCTGGTGCTGGGCAACGTCGAACGCTTCGCCGGCGACGTGCAGGCCTCGCGCCAGCTCACCGTGTTCCTGCATCAGGACACCGCGGAAACGCGCGTGGCCGAGCTGGCCGCGGAACTCGGTGCGCGCGCCGACATCGGCGCCATCGAGCACCGCACGCCGGCACAGGGCCTGGAGGAGCTGCGCGAGCGCAGCGGCCTGGACGAGGCGATCGACACCCTGGGCGAGAACCCGCTGCCGCACGTGCTGGTCGTGACCCCGGCCGGTGACGAGGCGATGCTCGCCGATTCGCTGCGCACCCTGCCCGAGGCCGAGCTGGTGCAGCACGATGCGGTCTGGCGCCAGCGCCTCGACGGCTGGCTGCGCTTCGGCGGGCGCGTGGCCTGGGTGCTGGCGGCGCTGCTCGGGCTGGGCGCGCTGCTGGTGGTCGGCAACACCGTGCGCCTGGACATCCAGGCCCGGCGCGACGAGCTCGGCGTGCTGCAGCTGCTGGGCGCCAGCGACGGGTTCATCCGCCGTCCCTTCCTCTACCTGGGCGCGTGGTACGGCCTGGCCGCCGGCGCGCTCGCGCTGGGCCTGCTGACCGCGGCCGGCACCGCGCTGCGCGCGCCGCTCGCCGAACTGGCGGCCAGCTATGGCAGCAGCTTCGCGCTGCAGGGCTTCTTGCCCCGGCAGGCGCTGACGGTCATCGCCGGGGCTACCGTGCTCGGCTGGCTGGGCGCGGGGGCGGTCACCGGACACTTCCTGCGCCAGACCCGGCCGACGGAGACCTGA
- a CDS encoding ATP-binding cassette domain-containing protein translates to MPPVLRFDNVCKQYPGGHVALQDVSFSVDAGEMIFVTGHSGAGKSTLLRLIHLSERPSRGAVLFGERNLLKVRGGRVAMHRREVGVVFQDHRLLADRSVHDNVALPLVLRGMRRGDAARRVRAVLERLGLGARGSALPGELSAGEQQRVGIARAVVAEPRLLVADEPTGNLDPTLAAEIMALFASLPGQGTSVLVASHDLGLVKRMKKRVLVLDHGQLADDIAPEDLADE, encoded by the coding sequence ATGCCGCCGGTCCTGCGCTTCGACAACGTCTGCAAGCAGTATCCGGGCGGGCACGTCGCGCTGCAGGACGTGAGCTTCAGCGTCGACGCCGGCGAGATGATCTTCGTCACCGGCCATTCCGGCGCCGGCAAGAGCACGCTGCTCCGCCTCATCCACCTCTCCGAGCGGCCCAGTCGCGGCGCGGTGCTGTTCGGCGAACGCAACCTGCTCAAGGTACGCGGCGGCCGCGTGGCCATGCATCGTCGCGAGGTCGGCGTGGTGTTCCAGGACCATCGCCTGCTCGCCGACCGCAGCGTCCACGACAACGTCGCGCTGCCGCTGGTGCTGCGTGGCATGCGCCGCGGCGACGCCGCGCGCCGGGTGCGCGCGGTGCTCGAGCGCCTGGGCCTGGGCGCGCGCGGCAGCGCACTGCCCGGCGAGCTGTCGGCTGGCGAGCAGCAGCGCGTCGGGATCGCCCGCGCCGTCGTCGCCGAGCCGCGCCTGCTGGTGGCCGACGAGCCGACCGGCAACCTCGACCCGACCCTCGCCGCCGAGATCATGGCCCTGTTCGCCTCGCTGCCCGGGCAGGGCACCAGCGTGCTGGTGGCCAGCCACGACCTGGGCCTCGTGAAGCGGATGAAGAAGCGCGTCCTGGTGCTGGACCATGGCCAGCTCGCCGACGACATCGCGCCGGAGGACCTGGCCGATGAATGA